From Fusobacterium perfoetens, one genomic window encodes:
- the rpmA gene encoding 50S ribosomal protein L27, which translates to MLFTLNIQLFAHKKGQGSVKNGRDSNPKYLGVKRYDGEAVKAGNIIVRQRGNQFHAGANMGQGKDHTLFALIDGYVKFERLGRDKKQVSVYAEK; encoded by the coding sequence ATGTTATTTACATTAAATATACAATTATTTGCACATAAAAAAGGACAAGGTTCTGTTAAAAACGGAAGAGATTCTAATCCTAAATATCTTGGAGTTAAAAGATATGATGGTGAAGCTGTTAAAGCTGGAAACATCATAGTTAGACAAAGAGGAAACCAATTCCACGCTGGTGCAAATATGGGACAAGGAAAAGATCATACATTATTTGCATTAATCGATGGATATGTAAAATTCGAAAGATTAGGAAGAGATAAGAAACAAGTTTCTGTTTACGCAGAAAAATAA
- a CDS encoding type I restriction endonuclease subunit R produces the protein MISEKELESNLLKQLSTQGYELVEVKDEDSLVKNFKEQLEKFNNIKLSQGEFCKILTHLAGGSIFEKSKKLRDKFELLNDKGEMRYISFLDKENVENNIFQVTNQIAVKGQYENRYDVTILVNGLPLVQIELKKKTIQLKKAFYQIQRYQRHSYSYKTLFQYIQIFVISNEENTRYFSNNKELNYNFTFSWTDEYNLKKNRLEDFTKTFLNKKHLGNMLAKYIVTNETLKAFMILRPYQYYAVEKIIDRVKTLPNRNGYIWHTTGSGKTLTSFKASQILATLDEIDKVVFCVDRKDLDYQTTKEFNAFAPNSISKAEDTQEFVTNMVSGTGKVAVTTIQKLNNAISKPYYLKQMEKVKNKRIVFIFDECHRTQFGETHKKIDEFFTNKQFFGFTGTPIFADNAIKYRTTKDLFDECLHRYTIKEAIDDENVLGFSVEYYSTFNMKDENGDDLSLDEMIENGIDTKEVFTNRKRLENIVDFILEHHNAKTSNREYQSIFAISDINTLIEYYHIFKEKGTNLKIASIFTYEANSDLANDEGTFEVENDECKHPREHLDEMVADYNKMFGDNFNLNQDNGFNSYFIDISKKVKERKIDILLVVNMFLTGFDSKYLNTLYVDKNLKYHGLIQAYSRTNRILNVNKTHGNIVCFRNLKKRTDEAIKLFSDENAIETVLMKDYSEYIGIINQYIESLKELVETPEDVDTLETEENKLNFIELFKNILRVMNKLETFSRFDFDDLDINKDEFESFKSKYIDMYDTLVGGTKKGDGKTSVIDEIDFEIELLRKDSINVAYIVSLLKNLNSKETSFAKDVEYILKTMDSVPALRNKKELLEKFIQENREILTIESKADVENELSEFLKKEKEKAIQDMITEEELKADVVTNIIDKCEFTSRMADYSDIKDSFIKKPSILKLKPRIETIQHKIENILDKFNFFGA, from the coding sequence ATGATTTCTGAAAAAGAATTAGAAAGTAATTTACTTAAACAACTTTCAACTCAAGGGTATGAACTTGTTGAAGTGAAAGATGAAGATTCTTTAGTTAAAAACTTCAAAGAACAACTTGAAAAGTTTAATAATATAAAATTATCACAAGGAGAGTTCTGTAAGATCCTTACTCATCTTGCAGGTGGAAGTATTTTTGAAAAGTCTAAAAAATTAAGAGATAAGTTTGAACTTCTTAATGATAAAGGAGAGATGAGATATATCTCTTTCCTTGATAAAGAGAATGTAGAAAATAATATTTTTCAAGTTACTAATCAAATAGCTGTTAAAGGACAATATGAAAATAGATATGATGTTACTATTTTAGTAAATGGACTTCCTTTAGTTCAAATAGAACTTAAAAAGAAAACTATTCAACTTAAGAAAGCTTTTTATCAAATACAAAGATACCAAAGACATTCATATTCATATAAGACTTTATTCCAATATATTCAAATTTTCGTAATTAGTAATGAGGAAAATACAAGATATTTCTCTAATAATAAAGAGCTTAACTATAACTTTACTTTCTCTTGGACTGATGAATATAACTTAAAGAAAAATAGATTAGAAGATTTTACTAAAACTTTCTTAAATAAAAAGCATTTAGGAAATATGCTGGCTAAATATATAGTTACAAATGAAACTTTAAAAGCTTTTATGATTCTAAGACCGTATCAATATTATGCAGTTGAAAAAATTATAGATAGAGTTAAAACTCTTCCTAATAGAAATGGATATATTTGGCATACAACAGGAAGTGGAAAAACCCTAACTTCATTTAAAGCAAGTCAAATACTTGCTACTTTAGATGAAATTGATAAGGTTGTATTCTGTGTTGATAGAAAAGACTTAGACTATCAAACAACAAAAGAATTTAATGCTTTCGCACCTAATTCTATAAGTAAAGCAGAAGATACGCAAGAATTTGTTACTAATATGGTAAGTGGTACAGGAAAAGTAGCTGTAACAACTATCCAAAAGTTGAATAATGCTATATCAAAACCATACTACTTAAAACAAATGGAAAAAGTAAAAAATAAAAGAATTGTATTTATCTTTGATGAGTGTCATAGAACACAATTTGGAGAAACACATAAAAAGATAGATGAGTTCTTTACTAATAAGCAATTTTTTGGATTTACAGGAACTCCTATTTTTGCAGATAATGCTATAAAATATAGAACGACTAAAGACTTATTTGATGAATGTCTACATAGATATACAATTAAAGAAGCGATAGATGATGAAAATGTATTAGGATTTTCAGTTGAATACTACTCAACATTTAATATGAAAGATGAAAATGGAGATGATTTATCTCTTGATGAGATGATAGAGAATGGAATTGATACTAAAGAAGTTTTTACTAATAGAAAAAGATTAGAAAATATAGTTGATTTTATCCTTGAACATCATAATGCGAAAACTTCTAATAGAGAATATCAAAGTATCTTTGCTATAAGCGATATTAATACTTTAATAGAATATTATCATATTTTTAAAGAAAAAGGTACAAATCTTAAAATAGCTTCTATTTTTACTTATGAAGCTAACTCAGATCTTGCCAATGATGAGGGAACTTTTGAAGTAGAAAATGATGAGTGTAAACACCCAAGAGAACATCTTGATGAGATGGTTGCAGACTATAACAAGATGTTTGGAGATAACTTTAATCTTAATCAAGATAATGGATTTAATAGCTACTTCATAGATATTTCTAAAAAAGTAAAAGAGAGAAAAATAGATATTCTTTTAGTTGTTAATATGTTCCTTACAGGTTTTGATAGTAAATATCTAAATACTTTGTATGTTGATAAAAATCTTAAATATCATGGACTTATCCAAGCTTATTCAAGAACTAACAGAATTTTAAATGTAAATAAAACTCATGGAAATATAGTTTGCTTTAGAAATCTAAAGAAAAGAACAGACGAGGCTATAAAATTATTCTCTGATGAAAATGCTATTGAAACAGTTCTTATGAAAGACTATAGCGAGTATATTGGAATTATTAACCAATATATAGAATCTTTAAAAGAGTTGGTTGAAACTCCTGAAGATGTAGATACTTTAGAAACTGAAGAAAATAAACTTAACTTTATAGAATTATTTAAAAATATCTTAAGGGTTATGAATAAACTAGAAACATTTAGTAGATTTGATTTTGATGATTTAGATATTAATAAAGATGAGTTTGAATCATTTAAAAGTAAATATATAGATATGTACGATACATTAGTTGGAGGAACTAAGAAAGGCGATGGAAAGACTTCCGTTATAGATGAGATTGATTTTGAGATAGAACTTCTTAGAAAAGATAGCATTAATGTAGCATATATAGTATCTCTACTTAAAAACTTAAATAGTAAAGAAACTTCATTTGCTAAAGATGTAGAATATATCTTAAAAACTATGGATTCAGTTCCTGCTCTTAGAAATAAGAAAGAACTTCTTGAGAAATTCATTCAAGAAAATAGAGAGATATTAACTATTGAATCTAAAGCAGATGTAGAAAATGAACTTTCAGAATTTTTGAAGAAAGAAAAAGAAAAAGCTATTCAAGATATGATAACAGAAGAAGAATTAAAGGCAGATGTAGTAACTAATATCATTGATAAATGTGAATTTACATCAAGAATGGCAGATTACTCAGATATTAAGGATTCTTTTATTAAGAAACCAAGTATATTAAAATTAAAACCAAGAATTGAAACTATTCAACATAAAATAGAAAATATACTAGATAAATTTAATTTCTTTGGAGCATAA
- a CDS encoding restriction endonuclease, which produces MIPKYNEMYKALLETLKDKKEYSTKEYRNKVAKLMNISDEEREILLDSGGGNKYNTALNWTSVYLKKAKLIESTKRGVLKITERGLELLATNPNVIDNHTLKNYEEFREFLNPKGNNKEFKEEKGQNIEEETPQDILEKSFNKINKILQEEVLEEVMRKDPYFFESLVVKLLQKIGYGTLKNSGKVTKKNNDEGIDGIINQDKLGFDCIYIQAKKWDKDSTVSRPEIQKFVGALAGQGATKGLFITTAKFSDGAREYSQKQHTTKIVLIDGMELAKLMIEYNLGVSVENVYEIKKIDSDFFEELD; this is translated from the coding sequence ATGATACCAAAATATAATGAAATGTATAAAGCTCTTTTAGAAACTTTAAAAGATAAAAAAGAGTATTCTACAAAAGAATATCGAAATAAAGTAGCAAAATTAATGAATATATCAGACGAAGAAAGAGAAATTTTATTAGATAGTGGTGGTGGAAATAAATATAATACTGCATTAAATTGGACAAGTGTTTATTTAAAAAAAGCTAAACTAATAGAATCTACAAAAAGGGGAGTATTAAAAATAACTGAAAGAGGATTAGAATTATTAGCTACTAATCCTAACGTAATAGATAATCATACTCTTAAAAACTATGAAGAATTTAGAGAGTTTTTAAATCCAAAGGGAAATAATAAAGAATTTAAAGAAGAAAAAGGACAAAATATAGAAGAAGAAACACCTCAGGATATACTTGAAAAATCTTTTAATAAGATAAATAAAATACTACAAGAAGAAGTTTTAGAGGAGGTAATGAGGAAAGATCCTTATTTTTTTGAGAGCTTAGTAGTGAAGTTATTACAAAAGATAGGGTATGGAACTCTTAAAAATTCAGGAAAAGTTACTAAAAAAAATAATGATGAGGGAATAGATGGTATTATTAATCAAGATAAACTTGGTTTTGATTGTATCTATATCCAAGCTAAAAAATGGGATAAAGATTCTACTGTAAGTAGACCTGAAATTCAAAAATTTGTTGGAGCTTTAGCAGGACAAGGAGCAACAAAAGGATTATTTATAACTACTGCTAAATTTTCAGATGGAGCTAGGGAATATTCTCAAAAACAACATACAACAAAAATAGTGTTGATTGATGGAATGGAACTAGCTAAATTAATGATAGAGTACAACTTAGGTGTATCAGTAGAAAATGTTTATGAAATTAAAAAAATTGATAGTGATTTTTTTGAAGAATTAGACTAA
- a CDS encoding type I restriction-modification system subunit M, translating to MSEHQAELEKRLWAIANELRGNMGADEFRNYILGLIFFKFLSEKIEKTGNDVLSEDDMKFEDIDGKDEYIEAVREYCVNSIGYFIEPKYLFRILAGRAKNGEFIIEDLGLALKYIEDSTNGQDSSDDFSGLFGDVDLTSLKLGKTVEDKNKMISEVIKHLNDINFNFEDTEMDVLGNAYEYLIGQFASNAGKKAGEFYTPAQASKLLAMITTTGKDKIKSAYDPTCGSGSLLLKVAKYTNVASFYGQELNTTTYNLARMNMILHGVKFNDFEIKQGNTLEDPQHLDKRFDIVVANPPFSQKWSADDSFLSDERFASYGKLAPSSKADFAFIQHMIYQLDNDGTMAVIVPHGVLFRGASEGVIRKYLLKEKNYIDAIIGLPANIFYGTSIPTCVIVVKKNRKLEDDILFIDASNDFEKAKNQNYLRDEDVQKIVETYRERKDIEKYSKKISMQEIEENDYNLNIPRYVDTFEEEEEINLNEVVEKIAKLDEEMKEIDKTIKGFCDELGIKAPVDL from the coding sequence ATGTCAGAACATCAAGCAGAATTAGAAAAAAGATTGTGGGCAATAGCTAACGAACTTAGAGGGAATATGGGAGCTGATGAGTTTAGAAACTATATTCTAGGATTAATTTTCTTTAAGTTCTTATCAGAAAAAATTGAAAAAACAGGAAATGATGTATTATCTGAAGATGATATGAAATTTGAAGATATAGATGGAAAAGATGAATATATAGAAGCTGTAAGAGAATATTGTGTAAATAGTATTGGATATTTTATCGAACCTAAATATCTATTTAGAATTTTAGCAGGAAGAGCTAAAAATGGAGAATTTATAATAGAAGATTTAGGATTAGCTCTTAAATATATTGAAGATTCTACAAATGGTCAAGATAGTAGTGATGATTTCTCAGGACTATTTGGCGATGTAGATTTAACATCTTTAAAACTTGGAAAAACTGTTGAAGATAAAAATAAGATGATTTCGGAAGTTATTAAACATCTAAATGATATAAACTTTAACTTTGAAGATACAGAAATGGATGTTTTAGGTAATGCTTATGAATATCTAATCGGTCAATTTGCAAGTAATGCAGGGAAAAAAGCAGGAGAGTTTTACACACCAGCTCAAGCTTCCAAACTTCTTGCAATGATAACTACAACAGGAAAAGATAAAATTAAATCAGCTTATGACCCAACTTGTGGATCAGGATCTCTTCTTTTAAAAGTTGCAAAATATACAAATGTAGCTAGTTTCTATGGACAAGAATTAAATACTACAACATATAACTTAGCTCGTATGAATATGATTCTTCATGGAGTTAAATTTAATGATTTTGAAATTAAACAAGGAAATACTTTAGAAGATCCTCAACATCTTGATAAAAGATTTGATATAGTTGTTGCAAATCCTCCATTCTCTCAAAAATGGAGTGCAGACGATAGCTTTTTATCTGATGAGAGATTTGCTTCTTATGGAAAATTAGCTCCAAGTTCTAAAGCTGACTTTGCTTTTATTCAACATATGATCTACCAATTAGACAACGATGGAACAATGGCTGTAATAGTTCCTCATGGAGTATTATTTAGAGGAGCAAGTGAGGGAGTAATAAGAAAATATTTATTAAAAGAAAAAAATTATATAGATGCAATCATTGGACTTCCTGCAAATATATTCTATGGAACATCAATCCCTACTTGTGTAATAGTTGTTAAGAAAAATAGAAAACTTGAAGATGATATTTTATTTATAGACGCTTCAAATGACTTTGAAAAAGCTAAAAATCAAAACTATTTAAGAGATGAAGACGTCCAAAAAATAGTTGAGACATATAGAGAAAGAAAAGATATAGAAAAATACTCTAAAAAAATATCAATGCAAGAAATAGAAGAAAATGATTATAACCTAAATATTCCAAGATACGTTGATACTTTTGAAGAGGAAGAAGAAATTAATCTTAATGAAGTTGTTGAAAAAATAGCAAAACTAGACGAAGAAATGAAAGAAATAGATAAGACTATAAAGGGATTTTGCGATGAACTTGGAATAAAAGCACCTGTAGATTTATAA
- a CDS encoding GNAT family acetyltransferase: protein MKDFKDVENLYEYILKLSTYDINEMVENAKSDDEKKFYLKLEEWKTQLLQQKLITKGVF from the coding sequence ATGAAAGATTTTAAAGATGTAGAAAATTTATATGAATATATTTTAAAATTGTCAACTTATGATATAAATGAGATGGTAGAAAATGCCAAATCTGATGATGAAAAGAAATTTTATCTAAAATTGGAAGAATGGAAAACTCAATTACTTCAACAAAAATTAATAACAAAAGGAGTATTTTAA
- a CDS encoding zeta toxin family protein: protein MPNYVVFAGVNGAGKSTLYNTITPTLDLGVRINTDEIVRNIGDWRSNQDQVRAGKMALKLRKECVEKNISFNQETTLTGKNIIKAIKEIKSKGYTIHLYYVGVNSPEIAKQRVKNRVKRGGHDIPEDVIEKRYVETLENLKTILLLADYAKIYDNSEKYELCYTKLPLEYIKVCEKTPEWLGKILEEIGIE from the coding sequence ATGCCAAATTATGTGGTTTTTGCAGGAGTAAATGGAGCAGGAAAATCAACACTTTATAATACAATTACACCAACATTAGATTTAGGAGTTAGAATAAATACTGATGAAATTGTAAGAAATATAGGAGATTGGAGAAGTAACCAAGACCAAGTAAGAGCAGGGAAAATGGCTTTGAAACTTCGTAAAGAATGTGTTGAAAAAAATATATCTTTTAACCAAGAAACAACTCTTACTGGAAAAAATATTATAAAGGCTATTAAAGAGATTAAATCAAAAGGTTATACAATACATCTTTATTATGTTGGAGTTAATTCTCCTGAAATAGCAAAACAAAGGGTTAAAAATAGGGTTAAAAGAGGTGGACACGATATTCCTGAAGATGTAATTGAAAAAAGATATGTAGAAACTTTAGAAAATTTAAAGACTATATTGCTTTTAGCAGATTATGCTAAAATTTATGATAATTCAGAAAAATATGAGTTATGCTATACAAAATTGCCTTTGGAATATATAAAAGTTTGTGAAAAAACTCCCGAGTGGCTAGGCAAAATCTTAGAAGAAATAGGAATAGAGTAA
- a CDS encoding restriction endonuclease subunit S, with the protein MKKIFNQELRFKDRNGKYYPEWKENKLGNISQIQTGNKDLEDKKEDGIYPFFVRSKNIEKIDTFSYDGEAILIPGDGKIGEVYHYINGKFDYHQRVYKISNFINISCKYLYYYLQKNFKKHALTYTVKATVDSLRLPIIKDFLIKIPCLEEQQKIADFLSSIDDKIEKLSSKLEELKKFKKGLLQQMFV; encoded by the coding sequence ATGAAAAAAATCTTTAATCAAGAATTAAGATTTAAAGATAGAAATGGAAAATATTATCCTGAATGGAAAGAAAATAAATTAGGAAATATTTCACAAATTCAAACAGGAAACAAAGATTTGGAAGATAAAAAAGAAGATGGTATTTATCCATTTTTTGTTAGATCAAAAAATATAGAAAAAATAGATACATTTTCATATGATGGAGAAGCCATATTAATTCCAGGCGATGGAAAAATCGGAGAAGTATACCATTACATAAATGGTAAATTTGATTATCATCAAAGAGTTTATAAAATTAGTAATTTTATAAATATTTCTTGTAAATATCTTTATTATTACTTGCAAAAAAACTTTAAAAAACACGCTTTGACATACACTGTAAAAGCAACTGTTGATAGTTTAAGATTACCTATTATTAAAGATTTTCTTATAAAAATCCCTTGCCTAGAAGAACAACAAAAAATAGCTGATTTCTTATCTTCTATTGACGACAAAATAGAAAAGTTATCTTCTAAACTTGAAGAATTAAAAAAATTTAAAAAAGGACTTTTACAACAGATGTTTGTATAA
- a CDS encoding restriction endonuclease subunit S — MKKVPKLRFKEFEKEWEEKKIGDITNLTAGGTPNTLKKEYWNGNIKWMNSGELNLKFIYDVQGRITELGLKNSSTKLIPEKCILIGLAGQGKTRGTVAINFIELCTNQSIASIFPNFNYFKPMFLYYNLDNRYEELRNLSTGSNGRGGLNLNILKRISVFFPILKEQEKIAV; from the coding sequence ATGAAAAAAGTACCTAAACTAAGATTCAAAGAATTTGAAAAAGAATGGGAAGAAAAAAAGATAGGAGATATAACTAATTTAACCGCTGGTGGAACGCCTAACACATTGAAAAAAGAATATTGGAATGGTAATATAAAATGGATGAACTCAGGAGAATTGAACCTAAAATTCATTTATGATGTACAGGGAAGAATAACAGAATTAGGATTAAAAAATTCAAGTACAAAATTAATTCCAGAAAAATGTATTTTAATTGGTTTAGCTGGTCAAGGAAAAACAAGAGGTACGGTTGCTATAAATTTTATAGAACTATGTACTAATCAATCCATAGCTTCTATTTTCCCAAATTTTAATTATTTTAAACCAATGTTTCTATATTATAATTTAGATAATAGATATGAAGAATTAAGAAATCTATCAACTGGAAGTAATGGGAGAGGTGGATTGAATTTAAATATTTTGAAAAGAATTTCTGTCTTTTTTCCCATTTTAAAAGAGCAAGAAAAAATCGCCGTTTAA